The nucleotide sequence CTTCTGAAATTCTGCTGGTACTGGTTCGGCTTCTTTTTTGACGTCGACCTTCAACCCGGCTTTTTCAACCTCTATCGCTTCCTCAATGTATGCTTTCAGGACCGGTTCCAGTTCGATGATTTCCTGCAGACTGGTGAACCGCACCACGCGCGCCGCCTGTGTATTCTCTCCCGGCTTTGTGAGTATGTCGAGGGGGTCTTTGAGCAGGGCGCCTTTGAAAAAACTGAGAACACAATTGTCACTGAAGGCACCGATCAAAACGACGTTTTTTTTCTGAAACGTATAACAGGGGGTCCGCCACTTGAATTCTTCGGTGAGGGGCGTATCAACCACGATGGTGCGCAACGTCACCAGTTCTTCCTGCCAGAGTCTGGCCTTGTTTAAATAGATCTCTACATCGGGATTCATTTTTGTCAGGTCCTCCAGAATTGAGCAGGATTCAGCTGCGCTTCCCGTGATACCACTTCATAAAAAATCAGTCAAAGAACCCGCATTCCTGCAAGTACACGACGCTCTGTTTCACCCGGTTGTGATGTTCTTCCAGGCTGGGGTCCGGTTCGCCTTCGATGCCTTCAATTTCCAGGCTGTAGGGACCTTCGAAGTTGTGGTCTTCCAGAATATAGCGAACCTGCAGAAAGTCGATGCCTCCCGCTTCGCCCAGTGTTGTGAAATGCCAGTCTTTGAATTTGCAGAACGAGTCTTTCAGATGCACGTGTCTGACATACTCGACCACTTCATGCAGCGACTCCAGCACATTCTCATGTCTGTTGTAGTAGTTGATGTTACCCGTATCAAAATTGAGCTTGAGCTGCCTGTGATCCAGGTCCTGCATCGTGCGCAACATGCCGGCAGCGTTGACGCAGATACCGGGATGTGTTTCAAAACAATAGGTGATGCCTTTTTCGCCAGCATAGTCGCCAATCGCACGAAAATTCTGATACAGGGTTTCCCGCTGTGATTCGTCTTCGATTTCCCCCGCACCGCCCACCACCAGGCTGACGCCCAGTTGTGCCGCCAGATCGAGTTTCTGTCTGGTCATCGAAACAATGGCAGGATCCAAAGGATTGCCGCTGGTGATATTACAACTGGAGAGTTGCACATCATTCTGCGCAAGGAGTTCTTGCACACGTTGAATGTCGTCCGCGGTCGATGCATTGGTCAGCAGCGGCGTTTCTTTAAAGAACGAAGCAATGCCGTGATTCTTGATGTTCAGTTCAATATGCGAGAGACCGGCGTCGTGGATGTGCTCGATGGCGGCG is from Gimesia maris and encodes:
- a CDS encoding YdeI/OmpD-associated family protein produces the protein MNPDVEIYLNKARLWQEELVTLRTIVVDTPLTEEFKWRTPCYTFQKKNVVLIGAFSDNCVLSFFKGALLKDPLDILTKPGENTQAARVVRFTSLQEIIELEPVLKAYIEEAIEVEKAGLKVDVKKEAEPVPAEFQKKLDESPALQTAFAALTPGRQRAYLMHFSAAKQSKTRETRVEKYIPQILDGKGIHDCTCGLSQKLPACDGSHKSIR
- a CDS encoding sugar phosphate isomerase/epimerase family protein, with product MAALVSCLTNSYGRFGPIAAIEHIHDAGLSHIELNIKNHGIASFFKETPLLTNASTADDIQRVQELLAQNDVQLSSCNITSGNPLDPAIVSMTRQKLDLAAQLGVSLVVGGAGEIEDESQRETLYQNFRAIGDYAGEKGITYCFETHPGICVNAAGMLRTMQDLDHRQLKLNFDTGNINYYNRHENVLESLHEVVEYVRHVHLKDSFCKFKDWHFTTLGEAGGIDFLQVRYILEDHNFEGPYSLEIEGIEGEPDPSLEEHHNRVKQSVVYLQECGFFD